The Candidatus Angelobacter sp. genomic interval TTGGGCGAAGGCTTTCGTGATCTCCTGACCGATCAGATTTCCCCCGCGAGCATCACTCTGCCTCCCTATGGTTATGAAGTGCTCGAGCGCGATCTATCGTCCACTCCATCCGGCTCCTGAAGATGACTGGCGAAAACCATTTCTCGAAGAATAAGCGCGGATTCTGGACGCAATGGATTCTGACGCTGGCCTGCACGGTGACCTGCGTCGCCAGCCCCCACGCCGCCCCGCCAAACATGTCCTCGGCGGAAATCGACCAAAAAGTGTCGAGCACCCTGAAGCGCATGACCCTCGAGGAGAAACTGGGCCAACTCCAACAGCTCTGCGGCGCCTGGGACGGAGATTGTCTTCCCGAAGATTTTGCATTGGCCCGTCAAGGCAGGCTGGGCTCAACCATCTTTATTCGCGGCGCCAAACGCACCGCGGAATTGCAACGCGTCGCTGTCAACGAATCGCGATTGCACATACCCGTTCTGTTCGCCTTTGATGTCATTCACGGCTATCGCACGATTTTTCCAGTGCCGCTCGGAGAAGCCGCCAGTTGGGACCCGCGCGGCGCGGAGCGGAGCACCAGCATCGCCGCCGACGAAGCTTCGGCCGCAGGCATCCGCTGGACTTTTGCTCCCATGGTGGACATCGCCCGCGACCCTCGCTGGGGACGGATCGTGGAAGGCGCGGGTGAAGATCCCTTTCTCGGC includes:
- a CDS encoding glycoside hydrolase family 3 N-terminal domain-containing protein, producing the protein MTGENHFSKNKRGFWTQWILTLACTVTCVASPHAAPPNMSSAEIDQKVSSTLKRMTLEEKLGQLQQLCGAWDGDCLPEDFALARQGRLGSTIFIRGAKRTAELQRVAVNESRLHIPVLFAFDVIHGYRTIFPVPLGEAASWDPRGAERSTSIAADEASAAGIRWTFAPMVDIARDPRWGRIVEGAGEDPFLGMAMAAARVRGFQGTNYGLPDKVVACAKHWVAYGAAEGGRDYNTAEVSERTLREIYFPPFKAALDAGVGTFMSAFNDLDGLPGSVNSFTLSKVLRGEWHFDGVVVSD